The following are from one region of the Takifugu rubripes chromosome 12, fTakRub1.2, whole genome shotgun sequence genome:
- the irx1b gene encoding iroquois-class homeodomain protein IRX-1b: MSFPQLGYPQFLGASHEVYGGDRPASAREGGTEGAVNSPAAAAAVGSMLGMYGSPWSPHNYSAFLPYSGATDLALISQMSSQYELKDSPATHPASLPVHAAQGFYPYGQYPYGDPSRAKAATRETTSTLKAWLQEHQKNPYPTKGEKIMLAIITRMTLTQVSTWFANARRRLKKENKVTWGRSAEDRDGRIFSSDNEDEHGKNGSDDEDEEEIDLETVDIERPEDQRTGEQSTGKEEGETDPGAEKQASEQTQKSSDSSRTLSAEGLRGIEASVSLNRSPVVKLDPSTGRQECQRPQQNKPKIWSLAETATAPDNSHKLPPAAHVHHPALASAGHPALIPGHGIYTCQIGKLHNWANAAFLNANSLLNMRSLLGGAPPGHLPPHGAVPVARHDARAAAAVSGYSGTEDDSDVESSESFSPKRDEDTEHRNDSIKSPFQLITDRPHHGTTPQRVLTTTS, translated from the exons ATGTCTTTCCCTCAGCTGGGGTATCCCCAGTTCCTCGGTGCCTCTCATGAGGTCTACGGAGGTGATCGACCGGCCTCTGCCCGTGAAGGAGGCACCGAGGGGGCTGTCAACTCGCCCGCCGCTGCCGCGGCTGTCGGTTCCATGCTGGGGATGTACGGGAGCCCGTGGTCGCCTCACAACTACAGTGCCTTTCTGCCGTACAGCGGAGCCACAGACCTCGCCCTCATCTCCCAGATG AGTTCCCAGTATGAGCTGAAGGACAGTCCCGCGACTCACCCGGCCTCTTTGCCCGTCCACGCCGCCCAAGGATTTTACCCGTACGGCCAGTATCCCTACGGGGACCCGTCGAGGGCCAAAGCGGCCACCAGAGAGACCACCAGCACGCTGAAGGCCTGGCTGCAGGAGCACCAGAAGAACCCTTACCCCACCAAAGGAGAGAAGATAATGCTGGCCATCATCACCCGCATGACACTCACACAG GTGTCAACGTGGTTCGCGAACGCACGCAGACGCCTGAAGAAGGAGAACAAGGTGACGTGGGGCCGCAGCGCCGAGGACCGTGACGGCCGCATCTTTAGCAGCGACAACGAGGACGAGCATGGCAAGAACGGCAGCGACGACGAAGACGAGGAAGAGATCGACCTGGAAACGGTCGATATCGAGAGACCCGAAGATCAGCGAACCGGCGAGCAGAGCACCggcaaagaggagggagagacggaCCCTGGCGCCGAAAAGCAGGCCTCGGAGCAGACGCAGAAGAGTtcggacagcagcaggacgctCTCCGCGGAGGGCCTCAGAGGAATTGAGGCGTCTGTTTCTCTCAATAGATCGCCTGTTGTCAAATTGGATCCTTCTACCGGCAGACAGGAGTGCCAGAGACCTCAGCAAAACAAACCTAAAATCTGGTCCCTGGCTGAGACCGCCACGGCCCCGGACAACTCTCATAAACTTCCTCCCGCGGCCCATGTGCACCACCCGGCGTTAGCCTCCGCCGGCCACCCGGCGTTAATCCCGGGTCATGGGATTTACACATGCCAGATTGGCAAATTACACAACTGGGCGAACGCAGCTTTTCTGAACGCCAACTCACTTTTGAACATGCGGTCGTTGCTCGGAGGGGCGCCCCCAGGACACCTGCCTCCACACGGCGCCGTGCCGGTCGCGCGTCATGACGCACGGGCCGCAGCGGCGGTGTCCGGCTACTCGGGCACGGAGGATGACAGTGACGTGGAGTCGTCGGAGAGTTTCAGTCCCAAAAGAGACG AAGACACCGAGCACAGAAATGACTCCATCAAGTCCCCGTTTCAGCTGATCACTGACAG aCCTCATCATGGGACAACACCACAACGGGTCCTGACAACAACATCATGA